DNA sequence from the Chitinophaga flava genome:
AATTATATAGTGCTACACAGGACAGTCGCCTCGACCTGGATATGCTGGACAGCAACGGGCTGGCTCATATCCGATATAAAAGAGTCAATGAAAATACCGGTAAGGAAGTACCCTGGGAACAAATCGTTAAGGGCTATCTCTACAAAGACGAATACGTGGTACTGGATGATGAAGATTTCGAAGCTGCCAGTCCTAAAAAGAGCAAGATCATCGAAATAGAATCCTTTGTGGATGAAGCCTCCATTGACGATATCTATTTCGAAAATCCTTATTTTCTGGAACCTGCCAAAGGCGGTGAAAAAGCTTATGAGCTGCTATTGGAAGCGCTGCAGAAAACCGGTAAGGCAGGCCTGAGCCGCTTTGTATTGCGGAGTCAGGAACATCTCTCTGTGATCAGGCCCCGCGAAAATTATTTGTTGCTGCAGCAACTGCGCTATGAAGAGGAGATCCGCTCTTCGCAGGATCTGACATTGCCTTCGGAAGTTAAGATAGGTAAAAAGGAGCTGGATATGGCGATAGAACTCATCCAACAATATGCTGCCGAATTTGATATCAGCCGGTATAAAGATGAATACAAAGAGGAACTGATGAAAATCATCAAAGCCAAAGCCAGCGGCAAAAAGCCGGTGGTGAAGAAAATGAAGGTTGTGCATACCAAAAGCGATGATCTTTTTGACCAGCTGAAGGCCAGCCTGGGTAGTAAACCAGCTGCCACCGGTAAAAAACGCGCATCATGAGCCTGAGCAGGTATAAACAGAAAAGAAATTTTGAATCCACTACAGAACCAGTGGCAGGCAAACCTCAGCAGGGAACACATGCGTTTGTAGTGCAACGGCATCATGCTACCCGGCTGCATTATGATTTCCGGCTGGAAGTAGCAGGGGTACTTAAAAGCTGGGCCGTACCCAAGGGGCCGTCTATGAACCCTGCAGATAAACGGCTGGCTATGCAGGTAGAAGACCATCCCTATGATTACAAAGACTTTCAGGGGACCATCCCCAAAGGCAACTACGGCGCTGGTACCGTCTATATATGGGATAAAGGCACCTTTGAACTCATGCGTGGCAGCGGAAAAAATTTTGATGCTGATGCACAAAAAGAAATCGAAGCCGGCGATCTGAAAATTGTGCTGAAAGGAAAAAAGCTGAAAGGTGAGTTTGCCCTCGTAAGAATGAAAGCAGCTAACGACAATGCCTGGCTGATGATCAAACATCGTGATAAATATGCAGTAGATCAATATAACAGTGAAGACTATACGCCGGAAAGCGTAAAAACAAAAGGCATCCGCGAAAAGGAAGCTTCCCGTAAAAAAAAAGCCCCATACCTACTCCTGAACCAGAACCTGAGCCAGTAAAAAAACACATCACCCGGAAAACACAAGCGGTCAAAAAAGTATATAAACCTATGCTGGCCACACTGGTAGATGCTCCGTTTAATGATGCTGACTGGTTATTCGAAACTAAATGGGATGGCTATCG
Encoded proteins:
- the ku gene encoding non-homologous end joining protein Ku, whose product is MRAIWSGSIGFGLVNIPIKLYSATQDSRLDLDMLDSNGLAHIRYKRVNENTGKEVPWEQIVKGYLYKDEYVVLDDEDFEAASPKKSKIIEIESFVDEASIDDIYFENPYFLEPAKGGEKAYELLLEALQKTGKAGLSRFVLRSQEHLSVIRPRENYLLLQQLRYEEEIRSSQDLTLPSEVKIGKKELDMAIELIQQYAAEFDISRYKDEYKEELMKIIKAKASGKKPVVKKMKVVHTKSDDLFDQLKASLGSKPAATGKKRAS
- a CDS encoding DNA polymerase ligase N-terminal domain-containing protein → MSLSRYKQKRNFESTTEPVAGKPQQGTHAFVVQRHHATRLHYDFRLEVAGVLKSWAVPKGPSMNPADKRLAMQVEDHPYDYKDFQGTIPKGNYGAGTVYIWDKGTFELMRGSGKNFDADAQKEIEAGDLKIVLKGKKLKGEFALVRMKAANDNAWLMIKHRDKYAVDQYNSEDYTPESVKTKGIREKEASRKKKAPYLLLNQNLSQ